The following coding sequences are from one Thermaerobacter subterraneus DSM 13965 window:
- a CDS encoding ferredoxin family protein, with the protein MTIQEKLYLDRFNADKQSHLFIIDPDVCLNKCPEQYCTKFCPAHVYEWDDEAQKILVGYEGCVECGTCRIGCPFRNIKWLNPRGGYGVQYRQG; encoded by the coding sequence ATGACGATTCAGGAGAAGCTGTACCTGGACCGCTTCAACGCCGACAAGCAGTCGCACCTGTTCATCATCGACCCGGACGTGTGCCTGAACAAGTGCCCGGAGCAGTACTGCACCAAGTTCTGCCCGGCCCACGTCTACGAGTGGGACGACGAGGCGCAGAAGATCCTGGTCGGTTACGAGGGGTGCGTGGAGTGCGGCACCTGCCGCATCGGCTGCCCCTTCCGCAACATCAAGTGGCTCAACCCCCGGGGCGGCTACGGGGTCCAGTATCGCCAGGGCTGA
- the cmk gene encoding (d)CMP kinase yields MKRVIAIDGPAGAGKSTVARRVATALGYLYVDTGAMYRAMTLKVLRHGIDPRDRQRVAQLARETDIALATGPEGAPQVVLDGVDVTAHLREPGVDRAVSVVAAIPEVRQRLLEVQRELARRGRVVLEGRDTGTHVAPEADLKIFLTASPDERARRRYLELVAAGHPVTLEQVEEALRQRDRQDMTRPAAPLQRAADAIEIDTTGRTIDAVVEEILRYCREGE; encoded by the coding sequence TTGAAACGCGTGATCGCCATCGATGGCCCGGCGGGAGCCGGCAAGAGCACCGTCGCCCGGCGGGTGGCCACGGCCCTGGGTTACCTGTACGTCGATACCGGTGCCATGTACCGGGCCATGACGCTGAAGGTGCTCCGGCATGGCATCGATCCAAGAGACCGCCAGCGGGTGGCCCAGCTGGCCCGCGAAACGGACATTGCGCTGGCAACGGGGCCCGAGGGGGCCCCGCAGGTCGTTCTCGACGGGGTCGATGTCACGGCCCACCTGCGGGAGCCGGGGGTCGACCGGGCGGTGTCCGTGGTGGCCGCCATCCCCGAGGTGCGGCAGCGCCTGCTGGAGGTCCAGCGGGAACTGGCCCGCCGGGGCCGGGTCGTCCTGGAAGGCCGGGACACCGGGACCCATGTGGCACCGGAGGCCGATCTCAAGATCTTCCTCACGGCATCGCCGGACGAACGGGCCCGGCGCCGGTACCTTGAGCTGGTGGCGGCAGGCCATCCGGTGACCCTGGAGCAGGTCGAAGAGGCGCTGCGGCAGCGGGACCGGCAGGACATGACCCGCCCGGCCGCGCCGCTGCAGCGGGCTGCGGACGCCATCGAGATCGACACTACGGGGCGCACCATCGACGCCGTGGTGGAAGAGATCCTGCGGTACTGCCGGGAGGGCGAGTAG
- a CDS encoding gamma-glutamylcyclotransferase family protein, with product MKLFAYGTLRRRGRIEALVGRRLDEPVPAVLEGYRLYDTGRGYPVILPEPGHRVQGVVWTIDEADLGYLDHYEGADEDPPYYYRRLVQVQVAGRPVEAVVYVGNPVVFDRLVPLEAY from the coding sequence GTGAAGCTCTTCGCCTATGGGACCCTGCGGCGCCGCGGGCGGATCGAAGCCCTGGTCGGCCGCCGGCTGGACGAGCCGGTACCGGCGGTGCTGGAGGGCTACCGCCTCTACGATACCGGCCGCGGCTACCCGGTGATCCTGCCCGAGCCGGGCCACCGGGTGCAGGGGGTGGTGTGGACCATCGACGAAGCCGACCTGGGCTACCTCGACCACTACGAGGGGGCCGACGAGGACCCGCCCTATTACTACCGGCGCCTGGTCCAGGTGCAGGTGGCGGGACGGCCGGTGGAGGCGGTGGTTTACGTCGGCAACCCCGTGGTCTTCGACCGCCTGGTGCCGCTGGAGGCGTACTGA
- a CDS encoding pseudouridine synthase: protein MPAERLQKILSRAGVASRRQVEAWIAAGRLTVNGRPAVLGTRADPARDVIALDGRPLAGLAERLSRKRYVLFHKPRGMVTTLRDPQGRPNVGDFCRRHGLQGLHPVGRLDFDSEGLLLLTDDGELTFALTHPRHEVDKVYHVLVRGDLDPARLRRLRDGVLLDDGPARARIARVLRPRPGGGWVEVVLREGRKRQVRRMCQAVGWQVVRLVRVAVGPLRLGRLAAGAWRPLSRQEVESLRVAAGLPPRPDEPAPRHRQAGEGRPARGPAWGRRVPAGLAGRPPGPARPGAAARRVSEGPALQGQGPRGRVSRPPSGRNRRRKANHEG, encoded by the coding sequence GTGCCCGCCGAGCGGTTGCAGAAGATCCTGTCCCGGGCGGGCGTCGCCTCGCGGCGGCAGGTGGAGGCGTGGATTGCCGCCGGTCGCCTCACCGTCAACGGCCGGCCGGCCGTCCTGGGTACCCGCGCCGACCCGGCCCGGGACGTCATCGCCCTGGACGGCCGCCCACTGGCCGGCCTGGCAGAGCGACTGTCCCGCAAGCGCTACGTCCTCTTTCACAAGCCGCGGGGTATGGTGACCACCCTGCGGGATCCCCAGGGCCGGCCCAACGTGGGCGACTTCTGCCGGCGTCACGGGCTTCAGGGCTTGCACCCCGTGGGCCGGCTGGACTTCGACAGCGAGGGCCTGCTGCTGCTCACCGACGACGGCGAGCTCACCTTCGCCTTGACCCACCCGCGCCATGAGGTGGACAAGGTCTACCACGTACTGGTGCGCGGCGACCTGGACCCTGCCCGCCTGCGCCGGCTGCGCGACGGGGTGCTGCTGGACGACGGCCCCGCCCGCGCCCGTATCGCCCGCGTGCTGCGCCCCCGCCCCGGCGGCGGCTGGGTCGAGGTGGTCCTGCGGGAGGGGCGCAAGCGGCAGGTGCGGCGCATGTGCCAGGCGGTGGGCTGGCAGGTGGTGCGGCTGGTGCGGGTGGCCGTGGGCCCCCTGCGGCTGGGCCGCCTGGCGGCGGGGGCGTGGCGTCCCCTGTCGCGGCAGGAGGTGGAGTCCCTGCGCGTGGCGGCGGGGCTGCCGCCCCGGCCGGACGAACCGGCTCCCCGCCACCGGCAAGCAGGGGAAGGGCGGCCGGCCCGCGGGCCGGCGTGGGGGCGAAGGGTGCCCGCCGGCCTGGCGGGGCGACCCCCTGGGCCCGCCCGGCCCGGGGCCGCTGCCCGCCGCGTCTCCGAAGGACCTGCCCTGCAGGGACAGGGTCCGCGGGGCAGGGTGTCCCGGCCCCCGTCAGGGCGCAACAGGAGGAGGAAGGCGAACCATGAGGGATAG
- a CDS encoding spore maturation protein codes for MFWDALQFISIWSIPAMLVGIPAYGYLRGVRVYEAFVEGAKDGFWIGVQIIPYLVAILAAITAFRESGAMDLLVGLAEPVLRPLGMPGEVLPLALIRPLSGGGAFGVMADLVRQHGPDSLVGRMATVMQGSTDTTFYILTVYFGSVGIRASRHALPVGLIADAAGILASVLLVRALFA; via the coding sequence ATGTTCTGGGACGCCCTGCAGTTCATCTCCATCTGGTCGATTCCCGCCATGCTGGTGGGCATCCCCGCCTATGGCTACCTGCGCGGGGTGCGGGTCTACGAGGCCTTCGTGGAAGGCGCCAAGGACGGGTTCTGGATCGGCGTGCAGATCATCCCTTACCTGGTGGCGATCCTGGCGGCCATCACCGCCTTCCGCGAATCGGGCGCCATGGACCTCCTGGTGGGGTTGGCCGAGCCCGTGCTGCGCCCCCTGGGGATGCCCGGCGAGGTGCTGCCCCTGGCGCTGATCCGGCCCCTTTCCGGCGGCGGGGCCTTCGGGGTGATGGCCGACCTGGTGCGCCAGCACGGCCCCGATTCCCTCGTCGGCCGCATGGCGACGGTGATGCAGGGCAGCACCGACACCACCTTCTACATCCTCACGGTGTACTTCGGCTCCGTGGGCATCCGCGCCTCGCGCCACGCCCTGCCCGTCGGCCTGATCGCCGACGCCGCGGGCATCCTCGCCTCCGTCCTGCTGGTCCGCGCCCTGTTCGCCTAG
- the rpsA gene encoding 30S ribosomal protein S1 codes for MDQIRDPQAADRDGTPGAAPEQGVTPASPEPHLSPAAAEAAAGATEALAQLKQEAEESAEAAAEREAGVAETEGADRPAGQPEGEPGDAQSPDEAPAAAAGEPGGAAPASPGPQGDGASGTPAAAAGEGPAAAGEGEREAATSPAGGPAAETAGAARGTMDEQLAPTRLSRGQVVTGTVVQVADDHVLVDVGHKSDGTIPRNELRLLGGKQPEEVYQVGQEIPVVVLGFTDKGEGGLLLSHRRAVEREAWDSLRRAYEAGEPVEVPVVEQVKGGLVCDAGVRAFMPASHVERGYVADLSHYVGTTVRAKIIEFDRNKRRVILSRKELLEEEARRRAEETLASLEEGQVRTGVVKGLTDFGAFIDLGGVDGLLHVSEMHWGRIDHPRDLLKEGDTIQVKVLKVDRERGRISLSLKELMPDPWSDVERRYPVGATVKGTVVRLVPFGAFVRLEPGVEGLVHISQLADHRVESPDEVVHEGQEVEVRVLRVQPEERRISLSMRSPAEPRRPRTERPRRSPERPQAQAQESTPAGDAGGITIGEMFGDLLEETRDRLAGEGE; via the coding sequence ATGGACCAGATCCGCGATCCACAGGCGGCGGACCGGGACGGGACTCCCGGCGCCGCGCCGGAACAGGGGGTGACGCCCGCCAGCCCGGAGCCGCACCTGAGCCCGGCGGCGGCGGAGGCCGCCGCCGGGGCGACGGAAGCCCTGGCGCAGCTGAAGCAGGAGGCCGAGGAATCCGCCGAGGCCGCCGCTGAGCGGGAGGCCGGCGTGGCCGAGACCGAGGGCGCCGACCGGCCGGCGGGCCAGCCCGAGGGCGAGCCCGGCGACGCCCAGTCGCCGGATGAGGCACCCGCCGCTGCAGCCGGCGAGCCGGGCGGTGCCGCCCCCGCAAGCCCGGGTCCCCAGGGCGACGGCGCGAGTGGAACGCCGGCCGCCGCGGCAGGGGAAGGGCCGGCCGCAGCCGGCGAGGGAGAGCGGGAGGCGGCGACCTCACCCGCCGGGGGTCCGGCTGCGGAAACGGCTGGAGCGGCCCGCGGAACCATGGACGAGCAGCTGGCGCCAACCCGCCTGAGCCGCGGGCAGGTGGTGACGGGCACGGTAGTGCAGGTGGCCGACGATCACGTCCTGGTGGACGTGGGTCACAAGTCCGACGGCACGATCCCCCGGAACGAGCTGCGGCTGCTGGGCGGCAAGCAACCCGAAGAGGTCTACCAGGTGGGCCAGGAGATCCCCGTGGTCGTCCTGGGCTTCACGGACAAGGGTGAAGGGGGCCTGCTGCTCTCCCACCGGCGGGCGGTGGAGCGGGAGGCCTGGGACTCCCTGCGGCGGGCTTACGAGGCTGGCGAGCCCGTCGAGGTGCCGGTGGTCGAACAGGTGAAGGGCGGCCTGGTCTGCGACGCCGGGGTCCGTGCCTTCATGCCCGCCTCCCACGTGGAGCGGGGCTACGTGGCCGACCTCAGCCATTACGTGGGCACCACGGTACGGGCCAAGATCATCGAGTTCGACCGCAACAAGCGGCGGGTGATTCTCTCCCGCAAGGAGCTGCTGGAGGAGGAGGCCCGGCGCCGGGCGGAGGAGACCCTGGCCAGCCTGGAGGAAGGCCAGGTGCGCACCGGCGTGGTCAAGGGCCTCACCGACTTCGGCGCCTTCATCGACCTGGGCGGGGTGGACGGGCTGCTCCACGTCTCGGAGATGCACTGGGGCCGCATCGACCATCCCCGGGACCTGCTGAAGGAAGGCGACACCATCCAGGTCAAGGTGCTCAAGGTCGACCGGGAACGGGGCCGCATCTCCCTCAGCCTGAAGGAGCTCATGCCCGACCCCTGGAGCGACGTGGAGCGGCGCTACCCCGTGGGGGCGACGGTCAAGGGTACTGTGGTCCGCCTGGTCCCCTTCGGCGCCTTCGTGCGGCTGGAGCCCGGGGTGGAAGGCCTGGTCCACATCTCCCAGCTGGCCGACCACCGGGTGGAGTCGCCCGACGAGGTGGTCCACGAGGGTCAGGAAGTGGAGGTGCGGGTGCTGCGGGTCCAGCCGGAGGAGCGGCGCATCAGCCTGAGCATGCGGTCGCCGGCCGAGCCGCGGCGGCCCCGGACCGAGCGGCCGCGGCGGTCACCCGAACGTCCCCAGGCCCAGGCGCAGGAATCGACCCCGGCCGGTGACGCGGGCGGGATCACCATCGGCGAGATGTTCGGCGATCTGCTGGAGGAGACCCGCGACCGGCTGGCAGGCGAAGGGGAATGA
- a CDS encoding FAD-dependent oxidoreductase, translating to MAERFDVVIVGAGPAGLSAGLVLARGGARVLILERGEYPGSKNVMGGVLYRHQLDELLPGAWREAPVERTIVEQNYWLLTPDSAVTFGYRTPRWADDPPNNFTVLRAKFDPWFAKKVEEAGATLITRTNVVDLIHDDRGRVVGVVAGRPEGEVYADVVILAEGVNNLLTQKAGLHDDWAMNEAALAVKEVIELPREKIEDRFGLEPGQGATVEMLGDATAGMLGMGFLYTNKESVSFGVGVLVKHLVYSQMNPNQLLERLKQHPKVRKLIEGGKVIEYSAKLIPEGGYKAIPRLFKDGLMVVGDAAGLTNAIHREGSNLAMTSGRIAGEVALEALAEGDSSTRVLCRYQQRLEETYVLKDLRKYNYANEFFDENPQFLRQYPELLSQVMREFFTVDSTPKWDKQAKILRMVRRQRPLWRIAYDLYSMWRAIG from the coding sequence GTGGCAGAGCGCTTTGACGTCGTGATCGTGGGCGCCGGTCCCGCCGGCCTGTCGGCGGGCCTGGTGCTGGCCCGGGGCGGCGCCCGGGTGCTGATCCTGGAGCGGGGGGAGTACCCCGGATCCAAGAACGTCATGGGCGGCGTGCTCTACCGGCACCAGCTGGACGAGCTCCTGCCCGGAGCCTGGCGGGAGGCGCCCGTCGAGCGCACCATCGTCGAGCAGAACTACTGGCTGCTCACGCCGGACTCGGCGGTGACCTTCGGCTACCGCACGCCCCGCTGGGCGGACGACCCGCCCAACAACTTCACCGTGCTGAGGGCCAAGTTCGACCCCTGGTTTGCGAAGAAGGTGGAGGAAGCGGGTGCCACCCTCATCACCCGGACCAACGTGGTCGACCTGATCCACGATGACCGCGGCCGGGTGGTGGGCGTGGTGGCCGGCCGCCCGGAGGGCGAAGTGTACGCCGACGTGGTGATCCTGGCGGAAGGCGTCAACAACCTGCTGACCCAGAAGGCCGGCCTTCACGACGACTGGGCGATGAACGAGGCCGCGCTGGCGGTCAAGGAAGTCATCGAACTGCCCCGGGAGAAGATCGAGGACCGCTTCGGCCTGGAACCCGGGCAGGGCGCCACGGTGGAGATGCTGGGCGACGCCACGGCCGGCATGCTGGGGATGGGCTTCCTCTATACAAACAAGGAATCGGTGTCCTTCGGCGTCGGCGTGCTGGTCAAGCACCTGGTCTACAGCCAGATGAACCCCAACCAGCTGCTGGAGCGGCTCAAGCAGCACCCCAAGGTCCGCAAGCTGATCGAAGGCGGCAAGGTGATCGAGTACTCGGCCAAGCTGATCCCCGAGGGCGGCTACAAGGCCATCCCCCGCCTGTTCAAGGACGGCCTGATGGTGGTCGGGGACGCGGCCGGGCTGACCAACGCCATCCACCGCGAGGGATCCAACCTGGCCATGACCTCCGGCCGCATCGCCGGCGAGGTGGCCCTGGAGGCCCTGGCGGAGGGCGACAGTTCCACCCGGGTCCTCTGCCGGTACCAGCAGCGGCTGGAAGAGACCTACGTCCTCAAGGACCTGCGGAAGTACAACTACGCCAACGAGTTCTTCGACGAGAACCCGCAGTTCCTGCGGCAATATCCCGAGCTGCTGAGCCAGGTGATGCGGGAGTTCTTCACCGTCGACAGCACGCCCAAATGGGATAAGCAGGCCAAGATCCTGCGCATGGTGCGCCGCCAGCGCCCGCTGTGGCGCATCGCCTATGACCTCTATTCCATGTGGAGGGCGATCGGATGA
- a CDS encoding lysophospholipid acyltransferase family protein, with the protein MLYRFAKGLFWLLFALGYRWDVRGLENVPARGPLLVIANHFSWLDPPLVGTVLPRKVHFMAKQELFHSPVAAWVLRRLGAFPVRRGQPDRWALRHALTLLGQGKVVGLFPEGTRSRGPLRPFEPGAALLAVKSGAPVLPVAITGPYRLGRRVRVRIGRPFRVDRAGGEGTIEAVAERMREAIAALLDEPAPAGRHDAASL; encoded by the coding sequence GTGCTGTACCGGTTCGCCAAGGGACTGTTCTGGCTGCTCTTCGCCCTGGGGTACCGCTGGGATGTGCGCGGGCTGGAGAACGTACCGGCCCGGGGACCGTTGCTGGTGATCGCCAACCACTTCAGCTGGCTCGACCCGCCGCTGGTGGGTACGGTGTTGCCGCGAAAGGTGCATTTTATGGCCAAGCAGGAACTGTTCCACAGCCCGGTGGCCGCCTGGGTCCTGCGGCGCCTGGGCGCCTTCCCGGTGCGCCGGGGCCAGCCCGACCGCTGGGCCCTGCGCCACGCCCTGACCCTGCTCGGCCAGGGCAAGGTGGTCGGCCTCTTCCCGGAAGGGACCCGTAGCCGGGGCCCCCTGCGGCCCTTCGAACCGGGCGCCGCCCTGCTGGCGGTGAAGTCCGGTGCGCCGGTGCTGCCGGTGGCCATCACCGGCCCCTACCGGCTGGGCCGCCGGGTCCGGGTCCGCATCGGGCGTCCCTTCCGGGTGGACCGGGCCGGAGGGGAGGGGACCATCGAGGCGGTGGCAGAAAGGATGCGCGAGGCCATTGCGGCGCTGCTGGATGAACCCGCTCCGGCGGGTCGCCACGACGCCGCATCCCTGTAG
- a CDS encoding nicotinate phosphoribosyltransferase, giving the protein MRDSERLPGRPEGALPGQDGHHGGGLGAGAPWPAAGDGGRPGAAPGPAAGRPAAGGDPATPGAAPGAFLVDSFRALQAVRPAPDRLHSATHEEIRSGATTDVYFVKTYEVLRHLGALDTPVTADIFANRPGILCGVEEALQLLQGLPVAVWAVDEGRPVEAGQVVMRIQGPYGAFGLYETALLGMLASATGWATAARRIKDVAGDAPVICFGARHVHPAVAPVMERAALVGGMDGASCILGARLAGRDPAGTLPHAVMLIAGDTLVVAQAADRVFPPEERRVVLVDTFQDEAVEAVRVAAALGRRLAAVRLDTPSERGGVTPGLVREVKARLAQAGFGHVQVIVSGGITPDRIPPLREAGADAFGVGSYVSAAPPVDMTMDIKEVAGRPVAKRGRIPGAAPDPRLRRRL; this is encoded by the coding sequence ATGAGGGATAGCGAGCGGCTGCCCGGGAGGCCGGAGGGGGCCCTTCCCGGCCAGGACGGCCACCACGGCGGGGGACTGGGCGCCGGGGCCCCGTGGCCGGCCGCCGGCGACGGAGGGCGGCCCGGGGCCGCACCTGGGCCGGCGGCCGGGCGGCCCGCGGCCGGTGGCGACCCGGCGACCCCGGGGGCGGCCCCGGGTGCCTTCCTGGTGGATTCCTTCCGGGCCCTTCAGGCGGTACGGCCCGCACCGGACCGGCTCCACTCGGCGACCCACGAGGAGATCCGCAGCGGCGCCACCACCGACGTGTACTTCGTCAAGACCTACGAGGTCCTGCGGCACCTGGGCGCGCTCGACACCCCCGTCACCGCGGACATCTTCGCGAACCGGCCCGGCATCCTCTGCGGGGTGGAGGAGGCCCTGCAGCTGTTGCAAGGGTTGCCGGTGGCGGTCTGGGCCGTGGACGAGGGGCGCCCCGTGGAGGCCGGCCAGGTGGTGATGCGGATCCAGGGGCCATACGGCGCCTTCGGCCTCTATGAGACGGCGCTGCTCGGCATGCTGGCGTCGGCCACCGGCTGGGCCACCGCCGCCCGCCGCATCAAGGACGTGGCCGGCGATGCCCCCGTGATCTGCTTCGGTGCGCGCCACGTGCATCCCGCCGTCGCTCCGGTGATGGAACGAGCGGCCCTGGTGGGCGGCATGGACGGCGCCAGCTGCATCCTGGGGGCCCGCCTCGCCGGCAGGGACCCGGCCGGGACCCTGCCCCACGCCGTCATGCTGATCGCAGGCGACACCCTGGTGGTGGCCCAGGCCGCCGACCGGGTCTTCCCGCCCGAGGAGCGGCGAGTGGTGCTGGTGGACACCTTCCAGGACGAGGCGGTGGAAGCGGTGCGGGTGGCCGCGGCCCTGGGCCGGCGCCTGGCGGCGGTCCGGCTGGACACGCCCTCGGAACGCGGCGGTGTGACGCCGGGTCTGGTGCGCGAGGTGAAGGCCCGCCTGGCCCAGGCGGGGTTCGGCCACGTCCAGGTCATCGTATCCGGAGGCATCACCCCCGACCGCATCCCGCCCCTGCGGGAGGCCGGGGCCGATGCCTTCGGCGTGGGAAGTTACGTGTCCGCGGCCCCTCCGGTGGACATGACCATGGACATCAAAGAGGTGGCGGGCCGGCCCGTGGCCAAGCGGGGCCGCATCCCCGGCGCCGCACCCGATCCGCGGCTGCGCCGGCGCCTCTGA
- a CDS encoding RidA family protein — MSFERRLEELGLQLPPVAPPVAAYVPGVLQDGWLYVSGQLPLKEGQVVYRGKVGREVSPEDGYQAARLCALNILAVVRSITGSLDRVRQVVKVVGFVNSAPGFAGQPQVVNGASELLGQVFGEQGRHARSAVGVAELPLDAAVEVEAIFRVEG; from the coding sequence GTGTCCTTCGAACGGCGGCTGGAAGAACTGGGCCTCCAGCTCCCCCCGGTGGCCCCGCCGGTGGCCGCCTACGTCCCGGGGGTTCTGCAGGACGGCTGGCTCTACGTCTCCGGACAACTGCCCCTGAAGGAGGGGCAGGTGGTGTATCGCGGCAAGGTGGGGCGCGAGGTCAGCCCGGAAGACGGCTACCAGGCGGCCCGCCTGTGTGCCCTCAACATCCTGGCGGTGGTGCGGTCGATCACGGGTTCCCTGGACCGGGTCCGCCAGGTGGTGAAGGTGGTCGGCTTCGTCAACAGCGCGCCCGGGTTCGCGGGCCAGCCCCAGGTGGTGAACGGCGCCTCCGAGCTGTTGGGCCAGGTCTTCGGCGAGCAGGGGCGCCATGCCCGCTCCGCCGTGGGCGTGGCGGAACTCCCCCTGGATGCCGCCGTGGAAGTCGAAGCCATCTTCCGCGTGGAGGGCTGA
- a CDS encoding electron transfer flavoprotein subunit alpha/FixB family protein has product MSEEVLLKQEGTGGQGVAAGGGQAGARPGGAVLEGAGGAAAEAAAGRDGSPAASARKKAAAARGAGETPDLESYRGVGIFIEQHGGQAAPVAWELAGIGRKLADKLGVELIGFVAGHQVEAVAQEAVERGCDRVLVMDHPALGVYRNEAYARVLTPVIREVKPEIFLLGATTTGRDLAGTIATTLQTGLTADCTQLDVDPETRLLDAIRPAFLEKQLAVILCKKHRPQMATVRPKMMEPAPRQPGRQGEIVRVPVDLDESTLRTRVLGVIDEPDPQAQLERADVVVAGGRGLQDPKNLKLLFDFAQVVGGVVGASRAIVDAGWIGREHQVGQTGLTVRPKVYFAFGISGAIQHTVGMENSELIVAVNKDPDAPIFKVADLGVVGDLFAVVPALQAELARRLDALLAEEPEAGGSTGGQEDGESQGAAAAARAGA; this is encoded by the coding sequence GTGAGCGAGGAAGTCTTGCTGAAGCAGGAAGGGACCGGCGGCCAGGGAGTCGCCGCGGGCGGCGGGCAGGCCGGGGCCCGGCCGGGCGGGGCCGTCCTGGAGGGCGCCGGTGGCGCCGCCGCCGAGGCGGCGGCGGGGCGGGACGGCAGCCCTGCCGCATCCGCCCGGAAGAAGGCCGCCGCGGCCCGGGGTGCCGGCGAGACACCCGACTTGGAGTCCTACCGCGGGGTGGGCATCTTCATCGAGCAGCACGGCGGCCAGGCCGCGCCGGTCGCCTGGGAACTGGCCGGCATCGGGCGGAAGCTGGCGGATAAGCTGGGCGTGGAACTCATCGGCTTCGTGGCCGGCCACCAGGTGGAGGCGGTGGCCCAGGAGGCGGTGGAACGCGGCTGCGACCGGGTTCTCGTCATGGACCACCCCGCCCTGGGGGTCTACCGCAACGAGGCCTACGCCCGGGTGCTCACGCCGGTGATCCGGGAGGTGAAACCCGAGATCTTCCTGCTGGGCGCCACCACCACCGGCCGCGACCTGGCCGGCACCATCGCCACCACCCTCCAGACGGGGCTGACGGCGGACTGCACCCAGCTGGACGTAGACCCCGAGACGCGCCTTTTGGATGCCATCCGGCCGGCCTTCCTGGAGAAGCAGCTGGCGGTGATCCTCTGCAAGAAGCACCGGCCCCAGATGGCCACCGTGCGGCCCAAGATGATGGAGCCGGCACCGCGCCAGCCCGGCCGCCAGGGGGAGATCGTCAGGGTACCGGTCGACCTGGACGAGAGTACCCTGCGCACCCGCGTCCTGGGCGTCATCGACGAGCCCGACCCGCAGGCCCAGCTGGAGCGGGCGGATGTGGTGGTCGCCGGCGGCCGCGGCCTGCAGGACCCCAAGAACCTCAAGCTGCTCTTCGACTTCGCCCAGGTGGTGGGCGGCGTGGTGGGCGCCTCCCGGGCCATCGTGGATGCGGGCTGGATCGGCCGCGAGCACCAGGTGGGCCAGACGGGCCTGACCGTCCGGCCCAAGGTCTACTTCGCCTTCGGCATCTCGGGCGCCATCCAGCATACCGTCGGCATGGAGAACTCCGAGCTCATCGTCGCCGTGAACAAGGATCCGGACGCGCCGATCTTCAAGGTGGCCGACCTGGGCGTGGTGGGAGACCTCTTCGCCGTCGTCCCTGCCCTTCAGGCGGAGCTGGCCCGCCGCCTGGATGCCCTGCTGGCGGAGGAACCCGAGGCCGGTGGCTCGACCGGCGGCCAGGAAGACGGGGAAAGCCAGGGCGCGGCGGCGGCAGCCCGGGCCGGCGCCTGA
- a CDS encoding electron transfer flavoprotein subunit beta/FixA family protein, producing the protein MHMVVCLKQVPDSSEMRINPKTGTLVRQGVTSIINPYDVHALEAALQIKDQWGGQVTVVSMGPPFFEQSLKEAVAVGADRTVLVSDRAMAGADTFATSRVLAEAIRRIEQEFGPVDLIFCGRQTIDGDTGQVGPGIAARLDIPVLTYVIRIREVNPEGRYIVVERKVEGGRQVVRSALPALLTVEKELNELRYASLPGMLRAARHKPIVWNRETLGLERTEVGLLGSPTIVARSFTPPERKRETVLIDGSDPERAARELADRLLAHPTFRKAVVDARRTARMAEAMAAGTGAGAGSSRGQ; encoded by the coding sequence ATGCACATGGTGGTCTGCCTCAAGCAGGTGCCCGACAGTTCGGAGATGCGCATCAACCCGAAGACCGGCACGCTGGTGCGCCAGGGCGTGACCTCGATCATCAACCCGTATGACGTCCACGCCCTGGAGGCGGCGTTGCAGATCAAGGACCAGTGGGGCGGCCAGGTCACGGTGGTCAGCATGGGACCGCCCTTTTTCGAGCAGTCCCTCAAGGAGGCCGTCGCCGTCGGGGCGGACCGTACGGTGCTGGTCAGCGACCGCGCCATGGCCGGCGCGGACACCTTCGCCACCAGCCGGGTGCTGGCCGAGGCGATCCGGCGCATCGAGCAGGAGTTCGGCCCGGTCGACCTGATCTTCTGCGGGCGGCAGACCATCGACGGCGACACGGGCCAGGTGGGGCCGGGCATCGCTGCCCGCCTGGACATCCCCGTGCTCACCTACGTCATCCGGATCCGCGAGGTGAACCCCGAGGGCCGGTACATCGTGGTGGAGCGCAAGGTGGAGGGCGGCCGGCAGGTGGTCCGTTCCGCCCTGCCCGCCCTGCTGACGGTCGAGAAGGAGCTCAACGAGCTGCGCTACGCCTCGCTTCCGGGCATGCTCCGCGCCGCCCGGCACAAGCCCATCGTGTGGAACCGGGAGACCCTGGGGCTGGAGCGGACCGAGGTCGGCCTGCTGGGCTCCCCCACCATCGTGGCCCGGTCCTTCACGCCGCCCGAACGGAAGCGCGAGACGGTGCTGATCGACGGTAGCGACCCGGAGCGGGCCGCCCGGGAGCTGGCCGACCGGCTGCTGGCGCACCCCACCTTCCGCAAGGCGGTGGTCGACGCGCGGCGCACCGCCAGGATGGCGGAGGCCATGGCGGCCGGGACGGGTGCCGGTGCCGGTTCGTCCCGGGGACAGTGA